A single window of Gemmatimonadota bacterium DNA harbors:
- a CDS encoding sigma-70 family RNA polymerase sigma factor has product MSLERSDIPTDGDLVHRARRGDEFAFGQLVERYQRASYAVALSVTGRHEDAEDAAQESFLVALQRLDECRSPERFAGWLMTIVRNRSRNLVRRESLRHTDQVPPGTRSLVPMPDRVAETSELRGMLKEALAALPEIQRQIVLLHDLEGWKHREIADRLELPSGTVRSHLHFARKALRVSLGRTPAGPDLQRKAL; this is encoded by the coding sequence GTGTCTTTAGAGCGATCCGACATACCGACTGACGGTGATCTGGTCCACCGAGCCAGACGGGGCGATGAATTCGCCTTCGGCCAGCTCGTGGAGCGGTATCAAAGGGCCTCCTACGCGGTTGCGCTATCCGTCACTGGTCGGCATGAGGACGCCGAGGACGCAGCGCAGGAGTCCTTTCTAGTAGCGCTACAGCGGCTAGACGAGTGTAGGAGCCCGGAGCGATTTGCGGGGTGGCTGATGACCATCGTGCGAAACCGGTCTCGCAACCTCGTCAGACGGGAGTCGTTGAGGCATACGGATCAGGTTCCTCCGGGGACCCGGTCGCTGGTGCCGATGCCGGACCGTGTCGCTGAGACCTCGGAGTTGCGAGGGATGTTGAAGGAGGCGCTTGCCGCGCTTCCCGAAATACAACGGCAGATCGTGTTGCTGCACGATCTGGAGGGTTGGAAACACCGCGAGATCGCGGATCGGTTGGAGTTGCCGTCCGGCACGGTTCGGTCGCACCTCCACTTCGCGAGGAAGGCGTTGCGGGTGTCGCTTGGTAGGACGCCAGCGGGGCCCGACTTGCAGAGGAAAGCTCTATGA
- a CDS encoding TolC family protein codes for MKSTSRASARAAACVLAGLAVLAPRSADAQQTISLDEAVERALRRSPQMLQQDQAVDNAALAERSAWGAFLPNLSMSTSGSLRSANILDPNTGQIVPGSSDSYSAGLSGRVDIFRGGSRFVELDRADADMQAAVARRESQRFSVALQTKNFFFAALRQADLLEVSQRRVEQAQQNLEIVRVRSQVGRATISDSLRARLDVVNARQAVLQGETALRAARFSLGRQIGESAPVVPARPADMEPSELPLSEAEIMQLAEAASPTVVASAYATRAAAASVRSAQTGYLPSLSLSSGYNWNNQERSFNGGRTSWNLGLSLSYPIFNNFQRESSISRAQFSQRVARLQEDDSRLAARQEADAALYNLRTAERAIEIAQEAELVAGEDLRVIRERYAVGVATILDVLISQNAADQASVDIVTSRYDYVLARAELESILGRVL; via the coding sequence ATGAAATCGACGAGCCGGGCTTCGGCCCGTGCCGCGGCCTGCGTGCTGGCAGGCCTTGCGGTCCTAGCGCCCCGCTCCGCCGACGCGCAGCAGACCATAAGCCTCGACGAGGCCGTCGAGCGCGCTTTGCGTCGCAGCCCGCAGATGCTGCAGCAGGACCAGGCGGTGGACAACGCCGCGCTGGCGGAGCGCTCGGCGTGGGGCGCTTTCTTGCCCAACCTGAGCATGAGCACCAGTGGCTCTCTGCGCAGCGCCAACATTCTCGACCCGAATACCGGGCAGATCGTGCCTGGCAGCTCGGACTCGTACTCGGCTGGGCTTTCGGGCCGCGTCGATATCTTTCGGGGCGGTAGCCGGTTCGTGGAGCTCGACCGAGCGGACGCGGACATGCAGGCCGCGGTAGCGCGCCGGGAGAGCCAGCGATTCTCTGTCGCGCTGCAGACCAAGAACTTCTTCTTTGCCGCGCTGCGACAGGCGGACCTGCTCGAGGTTTCTCAGCGGCGTGTCGAACAGGCGCAGCAAAACCTGGAAATCGTGAGGGTCCGTTCGCAGGTGGGTCGTGCTACGATCTCCGATTCCCTCAGGGCGCGCTTGGACGTCGTGAACGCCCGCCAGGCCGTGCTCCAGGGTGAGACTGCTTTACGCGCGGCGCGGTTCTCGCTCGGGCGGCAGATCGGTGAGTCCGCGCCTGTGGTCCCGGCCCGCCCTGCTGATATGGAGCCTTCGGAGCTACCGCTGAGCGAGGCGGAGATCATGCAGTTGGCCGAAGCCGCGTCGCCGACGGTGGTCGCTTCCGCATACGCGACCCGAGCCGCCGCTGCTTCGGTACGGTCGGCGCAGACCGGATACCTGCCGTCGCTGTCGCTGTCCAGCGGATACAACTGGAACAACCAGGAGCGTTCGTTCAACGGCGGTCGCACGAGCTGGAATCTGGGCTTGAGCCTCTCCTACCCCATCTTTAACAACTTCCAGCGGGAATCATCCATTAGCCGGGCGCAGTTCTCGCAGCGGGTCGCACGGCTGCAGGAGGACGACTCCCGACTTGCCGCGCGACAGGAAGCGGACGCCGCACTTTACAACCTACGCACCGCGGAGCGGGCCATCGAGATTGCTCAGGAGGCGGAGCTCGTAGCAGGAGAGGACCTCAGAGTGATCCGCGAACGGTATGCCGTGGGTGTGGCGACCATCCTCGACGTCCTGATCAGCCAGAACGCGGCCGATCAAGCCAGCGTCGATATCGTCACGTCACGATACGACTATGTGCTGGCCCGAGCCGAGCTCGAGTCGATTCTGGGGAGGGTGTTGTGA